The following coding sequences lie in one Spirosoma sp. KUDC1026 genomic window:
- a CDS encoding SGNH/GDSL hydrolase family protein, with translation MRYARNGFFLIVLIFLSGATRPPVRTWVAIGDSITYLNDHPDETDHRITKGYMTRVAEKLPSLHYVNQGHNGWTAGRIARQIDTLGLVKADIYSIFLGTNDWWAGRPLGRFADYAQKTGNNTVYGSFRIIIDKLRALNPQARILLITPMQRVDFVYLFNFQNNAFGSYKPKNGQTLESFAVAIDSIGQYEHLDVLDLYHTSGLEMKKLVNYKRLKDPQTGAYRDYPYPAFIDIPFDPKADAYPYPVGAIAKTYDGLHPSDKGYALISRKLVKLLKRY, from the coding sequence ATGCGTTACGCCAGAAACGGATTTTTTCTGATCGTGCTGATTTTTTTGTCTGGGGCGACCAGACCTCCGGTCCGCACCTGGGTAGCTATCGGAGATTCCATTACGTACCTGAACGACCACCCGGACGAAACCGACCATCGGATTACGAAAGGCTACATGACCCGGGTAGCAGAGAAGTTACCCAGCCTTCACTACGTCAACCAGGGCCACAATGGCTGGACCGCCGGTCGGATTGCCCGGCAGATCGATACGCTGGGGCTCGTTAAAGCGGATATTTATTCAATTTTTCTTGGCACGAACGACTGGTGGGCCGGGCGACCGCTGGGCCGTTTTGCGGACTATGCGCAGAAGACCGGCAACAACACCGTGTACGGCTCATTCCGGATCATCATCGACAAACTTCGGGCACTCAACCCGCAGGCCCGGATTCTGCTGATAACGCCCATGCAACGGGTGGATTTTGTGTACCTGTTTAATTTTCAGAATAACGCTTTCGGTTCATATAAGCCCAAAAACGGCCAGACCCTGGAGTCGTTTGCCGTCGCCATTGATTCCATCGGCCAATATGAGCACCTCGATGTGCTGGACCTCTACCACACGTCCGGTCTGGAGATGAAGAAACTCGTGAACTATAAACGGCTGAAAGATCCGCAGACGGGTGCGTATCGCGACTACCCATACCCGGCATTTATCGACATCCCGTTTGATCCCAAAGCCGATGCGTATCCCTATCCGGTTGGCGCCATCGCAAAAACCTACGACGGGCTGCACCCCTCCGACAAGGGGTATGCCCTCATCAGCCGGAAACTGGTCAAATTGCTGAAACGGTATTGA
- the tam gene encoding trans-aconitate 2-methyltransferase: MSWSAGQYRKFETERNRPIHDLLGRIPAGNVCTAVDIGCGPGNSTELLRNRFPEAAVSGMDSSPDMIDAARKRLPTVQFDVANIGTWTGNGPFDLIFANAALQWVPDHESLFPRLLQQLTPGGSLAVQMPDNADEPAHRLMREIADRGAWAEKLAPAKHRLERKGADWYYKLLVDRVSELDIWRTTYYHPLAGGAAAVVEWFKGTGLRPYLDPLSQEEQHAFLEQYQQEIALAYPALADGTVLLPFPRLFIVAVL, translated from the coding sequence ATGAGTTGGTCTGCCGGGCAGTACCGCAAGTTTGAAACGGAACGGAACCGCCCTATACACGATTTACTGGGCCGGATTCCGGCGGGGAACGTATGTACGGCGGTCGACATCGGCTGTGGACCGGGTAACTCAACGGAACTGCTGCGCAACCGCTTCCCGGAGGCCGCCGTTTCCGGCATGGATAGCTCGCCCGACATGATCGATGCCGCGCGTAAACGCCTGCCTACGGTTCAGTTTGACGTAGCCAATATTGGTACCTGGACGGGCAATGGCCCTTTCGATCTCATTTTTGCCAATGCTGCCCTGCAGTGGGTGCCCGACCATGAGTCGCTTTTTCCCCGCCTGCTCCAGCAACTGACGCCGGGCGGGAGCCTGGCGGTGCAGATGCCGGACAATGCCGATGAACCTGCACACCGGCTCATGCGGGAAATTGCGGACAGAGGAGCGTGGGCGGAGAAGCTGGCCCCGGCAAAACATCGCCTGGAACGTAAGGGAGCCGATTGGTACTACAAGCTGCTGGTCGACAGGGTCAGCGAACTGGACATCTGGCGAACGACGTATTACCATCCACTGGCGGGCGGAGCGGCCGCAGTAGTGGAATGGTTTAAAGGAACGGGCCTGCGCCCCTATCTGGACCCGCTTTCTCAAGAGGAACAGCATGCTTTCCTGGAACAGTATCAGCAGGAAATCGCGCTGGCCTACCCGGCTCTTGCTGACGGAACTGTTCTGCTGCCTTTTCCCCGTCTGTTTATTGTGGCGGTACTGTAG
- a CDS encoding efflux RND transporter permease subunit yields MNKLINKIVGFSLRNRFFIFFMTLGLVIAGIVSYLNTPLEAFPDVTNTQIIVVTEWNGRSAEEVERFVTVPIEVAMNSVQRKTNVRSTTMFGLSVLKVIFDDGVDDFFARQQVNNLLRNVSLPEGVDPEVQPPYGPTGEIFRYTLESKDRDSRELLTLQNWVIDRQLRSVPGVADVVAFGGRDKMYELRVNPTQLTKYDITPLEVYQAVTRSNINVGGDVIERNGQAYVVRGVGLLTSIQDIGNIMIEIIGGNPVLVKDVADVTESNLPRVGQVGLGANDDVVEGIVVMRKGENPSEVLERVKAKIGELNERILPSDVKMVTFYDRDNLIEFCTHTVLHNLTEGIVLVTVIVFLFMTDWRTTLIVSIIIPLALLFAFMCLKLRGMSANLLSMGAVDFGIIIDGAVVMVEGIFVTLDHKAHKVGMQKFNQLAKLGLIRKTGGELGKAVFFSKLIIITALLPIFSFQKVEGKMFSPLAWTLGFALLGALLFTLTLVPVLCSILLKKNVREKNNPIVNFFDRIVMAGFGWCYRNRRLSLVAAIGFMGATFFSSTLLGTEFLPQLNEGALWVTAELPMSMSLPESVDMAKSIRRDLQTFPEVDQVLSQVGRSNDGTDPNGFYFCQFQVDLKPKDEWTRKITSEQLTDEMDTKLRNYAGVLYNYSQPIIDNVAEAVAGYKASNGIKIFGPDVYELEKYANQAMDAVKNVDGIKDLGIIRNVGQPEMSILLHDHKMAIYGVTTADAQAVIEMAIGGKTASILYEGERKFDIRVRFQPEYRQTDDDIMRLMVPTMNGGKIPLKEIATIKQVTGPAFIYRDLNQRFIGVKFSVRGRDLGSTIAEAQQRVNEKLKPAKGYSVEWVGEFENQVRATGQLGQVVPISLAAIFVILFITFGNAKDAGLVLLNVPFALIGGILALHITGMNFGISAGVGFIALFGICVQNGVILVSVFNNNRKERMPLDEAIREGVRSRIRPVVMTALMAAIGLFPAAISTGIGSETQKPLAIVVIGGLITATILTLLVFPIIYRMFNKKQSVKGGPQQPALEVATA; encoded by the coding sequence ATGAATAAACTCATCAATAAGATTGTCGGCTTCTCGCTCAGGAACCGCTTCTTTATCTTTTTCATGACGCTGGGGCTAGTCATTGCAGGTATCGTCAGTTACCTCAATACGCCCCTTGAGGCTTTCCCCGACGTAACGAACACGCAGATTATCGTCGTGACGGAATGGAACGGTCGCTCGGCTGAAGAAGTCGAGCGGTTCGTGACGGTACCCATCGAGGTCGCCATGAACTCGGTGCAGCGGAAAACCAATGTCCGCTCCACAACCATGTTCGGCCTGTCGGTACTGAAGGTGATTTTTGACGACGGCGTCGATGACTTCTTCGCCCGGCAGCAGGTAAACAACCTCCTGCGCAACGTATCCTTACCCGAGGGGGTCGACCCGGAAGTTCAGCCGCCTTACGGCCCAACGGGCGAGATTTTTCGCTATACGCTCGAAAGCAAAGACCGCGACAGCCGCGAGCTGCTGACGCTGCAAAACTGGGTCATCGATCGGCAACTACGTAGCGTGCCGGGCGTGGCCGACGTAGTGGCCTTCGGTGGTCGCGACAAAATGTACGAGCTGCGGGTAAACCCGACGCAACTCACCAAATATGATATTACGCCCCTGGAAGTGTACCAGGCGGTTACCCGGAGTAATATCAACGTAGGGGGCGATGTTATAGAACGGAACGGTCAGGCATACGTCGTGCGTGGGGTTGGGCTGCTCACGTCCATTCAGGACATTGGCAACATCATGATCGAGATCATTGGTGGCAATCCGGTCCTGGTGAAGGACGTTGCCGACGTGACCGAGTCAAACCTGCCCCGCGTAGGACAGGTCGGACTGGGTGCCAACGATGATGTCGTGGAAGGGATCGTTGTGATGCGGAAAGGTGAAAACCCCAGTGAGGTGCTGGAGCGGGTGAAGGCAAAAATCGGCGAACTGAACGAACGGATTCTACCGTCAGATGTGAAAATGGTTACCTTCTACGACCGGGATAACCTGATCGAGTTCTGCACGCATACGGTACTGCATAACCTGACCGAAGGTATCGTCCTGGTGACGGTAATCGTCTTCCTGTTCATGACCGACTGGCGCACCACGCTGATCGTGTCCATCATCATTCCGCTGGCGCTGCTGTTTGCGTTCATGTGTCTGAAACTGCGCGGCATGTCGGCGAACCTGTTGTCGATGGGGGCCGTCGACTTCGGGATCATTATTGACGGGGCGGTCGTGATGGTCGAGGGGATATTCGTGACCCTGGACCATAAAGCCCACAAGGTGGGCATGCAGAAGTTCAACCAGCTCGCCAAGCTGGGCCTGATCCGGAAAACGGGGGGTGAACTGGGTAAGGCCGTCTTCTTCTCCAAGTTAATTATCATTACGGCCCTGCTGCCTATTTTCTCGTTCCAGAAAGTGGAAGGCAAAATGTTCTCGCCCCTGGCCTGGACACTGGGTTTTGCGCTATTGGGGGCCCTGCTCTTTACGCTGACGCTGGTGCCGGTGCTCTGCTCGATCCTGCTGAAGAAAAACGTGCGGGAGAAAAATAACCCCATCGTCAACTTCTTCGACCGTATCGTTATGGCGGGCTTCGGCTGGTGCTACCGCAACCGTCGGCTGAGTCTGGTTGCCGCCATTGGCTTCATGGGTGCTACGTTCTTCTCGTCGACGCTGCTGGGAACCGAGTTCCTGCCGCAGCTGAACGAAGGGGCACTCTGGGTCACGGCTGAACTGCCCATGAGTATGTCGCTGCCCGAAAGCGTCGATATGGCCAAAAGCATCCGGCGCGATCTGCAGACCTTCCCGGAGGTCGACCAGGTCCTGTCTCAGGTGGGCCGTTCCAACGACGGTACCGATCCCAACGGCTTCTACTTCTGTCAGTTTCAGGTTGACTTAAAGCCCAAAGACGAGTGGACGCGTAAAATCACCTCCGAGCAACTCACCGACGAGATGGACACCAAGCTGCGTAATTACGCCGGGGTGCTCTACAACTACTCCCAGCCTATCATCGACAACGTAGCAGAAGCGGTGGCGGGTTACAAAGCCAGTAATGGGATCAAGATTTTCGGGCCGGACGTGTACGAACTGGAGAAATACGCCAATCAGGCCATGGACGCCGTCAAAAACGTGGACGGTATCAAGGATCTGGGTATTATCCGGAACGTGGGTCAGCCAGAAATGAGCATCCTGCTGCACGACCACAAAATGGCGATCTATGGTGTAACGACCGCCGACGCCCAGGCTGTTATCGAGATGGCGATTGGGGGCAAAACCGCGTCGATTCTGTACGAAGGCGAACGCAAGTTTGACATTCGCGTCCGGTTCCAGCCCGAATACCGGCAGACCGACGATGATATCATGCGCCTGATGGTGCCAACGATGAACGGCGGCAAAATTCCGCTAAAGGAGATTGCCACCATTAAACAGGTAACGGGTCCGGCCTTTATCTACCGCGATCTGAACCAGCGGTTTATCGGGGTAAAATTCTCGGTACGGGGTCGTGACCTGGGTAGTACCATCGCCGAAGCGCAGCAACGGGTGAACGAGAAGCTGAAACCAGCAAAGGGGTACTCCGTCGAGTGGGTGGGTGAGTTCGAGAACCAGGTCCGGGCGACGGGTCAGCTGGGTCAGGTTGTTCCCATCAGCCTGGCAGCCATCTTCGTCATCCTGTTCATTACGTTCGGCAACGCCAAAGACGCCGGACTGGTCCTGCTGAATGTACCGTTCGCGCTCATCGGCGGGATTCTGGCACTGCATATTACGGGCATGAACTTTGGGATTTCGGCCGGGGTCGGTTTTATCGCCCTGTTCGGCATCTGCGTGCAGAACGGCGTTATCCTGGTGTCGGTCTTCAACAATAACCGGAAGGAACGAATGCCGCTGGACGAAGCCATTCGGGAAGGCGTTCGGTCGCGTATCCGGCCGGTGGTCATGACAGCCCTGATGGCAGCCATTGGCCTGTTCCCGGCCGCGATCTCTACCGGGATTGGCTCCGAAACGCAGAAACCGCTGGCGATTGTTGTGATTGGCGGTCTGATAACGGCTACGATCCTAACGCTGCTCGTTTTTCCAATCATTTACCGAATGTTCAACAAGAAACAGTCGGTGAAGGGTGGCCCCCAGCAGCCAGCTCTGGAAGTCGCTACGGCTTAG
- a CDS encoding DUF2490 domain-containing protein encodes MRPTFANRTKNNLVIRFRLVAILLAASCVLSFSSASAQTSLTPAAPWGTWLIGTVQLPGGPKKWGGFVEAQGRSNALGRQFFYNELKGGVSYDLDRNFTLTVAGGRYATYDFRDLSTKPLNTERRLWEQLIVNQYLTRLKFEHRYRVEQRWFTFRDGSTPYRSRIRYRLNMFVPLNNRTITDRTVFLSVYDEIFLNPIGPTFERNRIFGGVGYQVDKHWVVQAGWVNQTNYDAATFEQGVFTPRSATGKNNVVLTLLYRLRSSSGTEKLPSQPD; translated from the coding sequence ATGCGGCCTACCTTTGCGAACCGTACTAAAAATAACCTGGTGATTCGTTTTCGATTGGTGGCTATTTTGTTAGCTGCTTCCTGTGTTCTTTCATTTTCCAGCGCATCGGCGCAGACATCGCTCACCCCCGCAGCCCCCTGGGGAACCTGGCTGATTGGCACCGTTCAACTACCCGGTGGACCTAAAAAATGGGGTGGCTTTGTCGAAGCTCAGGGACGTAGTAATGCCCTGGGTCGGCAGTTTTTCTACAATGAGCTTAAGGGTGGTGTCAGCTACGATCTGGATCGCAACTTCACCCTGACCGTCGCTGGTGGCCGCTACGCTACCTACGATTTCAGAGACCTCTCGACGAAGCCACTCAACACGGAACGTCGGCTATGGGAACAACTCATTGTCAACCAGTACCTAACCCGCCTGAAGTTTGAACATCGCTACCGGGTCGAGCAGCGCTGGTTTACCTTCCGCGATGGCTCGACACCCTACCGCAGCCGCATCCGCTACCGGTTAAATATGTTCGTGCCGCTCAACAACCGGACGATAACCGACCGAACCGTTTTTTTATCGGTCTACGATGAGATTTTCCTCAACCCCATCGGTCCTACCTTCGAGCGGAACCGGATTTTTGGCGGAGTTGGCTACCAGGTCGACAAGCATTGGGTAGTGCAGGCGGGCTGGGTGAACCAGACCAATTACGATGCCGCCACGTTCGAGCAGGGTGTCTTTACGCCCCGTTCGGCAACGGGTAAAAATAACGTCGTTCTGACCTTACTGTACCGGTTGAGATCGAGCTCCGGCACCGAAAAACTGCCTTCGCAGCCCGATTGA
- a CDS encoding DedA family protein, producing MSVESLLITYGYPLLFVGVLLEGETFLILAAYLAHRGYLNQTGIIAIGALATFLMVQALFHAGHRYGPRVLARRPKWEPRINRVQQLLHRYGAGLVVGFRFLFGLRTIIPLTVGMVHYPVLRFTVLNAVGALLWTAIIVVAGNSIAQLIETLVEDLRQHEWLIVVLLAVAGAIYGIFHLYKQPKLTSEPLPTRE from the coding sequence ATGTCTGTTGAGTCACTATTAATTACGTATGGCTATCCCCTCCTGTTTGTAGGCGTTCTGCTGGAGGGAGAGACGTTCCTGATTCTGGCGGCTTATCTGGCGCACCGGGGCTACCTGAATCAGACGGGTATCATTGCCATTGGGGCGCTGGCTACGTTCCTGATGGTACAGGCCCTGTTTCATGCCGGCCATCGGTACGGTCCGCGGGTATTGGCCCGGCGTCCAAAATGGGAGCCCCGTATCAATCGGGTTCAGCAATTACTGCATCGCTACGGGGCTGGTCTGGTTGTTGGCTTTCGCTTCCTGTTTGGTCTTCGAACCATTATCCCGCTAACCGTTGGGATGGTTCACTACCCGGTTTTGCGCTTTACGGTACTAAACGCTGTTGGCGCGCTGCTGTGGACGGCCATTATTGTTGTTGCCGGGAACAGCATCGCGCAGCTTATTGAAACGCTGGTAGAAGATTTGCGCCAGCATGAGTGGTTAATTGTTGTGCTGCTGGCGGTGGCGGGGGCTATCTATGGTATTTTTCACCTGTACAAACAGCCAAAGCTGACCAGCGAACCGCTCCCGACAAGGGAGTGA
- a CDS encoding BLUF domain-containing protein: MDHCIVYFSSSVKQFQEEDLTNILQQSRQNNSQIGVTGVMLYVRGSIIQVLEGEKATVESLYQRIENDPRHHNVVRVFSRPISQRLFAHWNMGYETITTRQLEEVKRTVNLDTPDESFSPANDHIILKTIKVFYDSNRYN; encoded by the coding sequence ATGGATCATTGTATCGTCTATTTCAGTTCCTCAGTAAAGCAGTTCCAGGAAGAAGATCTGACGAATATCCTTCAGCAAAGCCGACAGAATAACAGCCAGATTGGCGTTACGGGCGTCATGCTCTACGTGCGGGGAAGTATTATTCAGGTGCTCGAAGGCGAGAAAGCAACTGTCGAATCATTGTATCAGCGGATCGAGAACGATCCGCGCCATCACAACGTCGTGCGCGTTTTCAGCCGCCCCATTTCCCAGCGCCTGTTTGCGCACTGGAACATGGGTTACGAAACCATTACTACCCGCCAGTTGGAAGAGGTCAAACGTACGGTTAACCTGGATACACCCGACGAGTCATTTTCTCCGGCTAATGACCACATCATTCTTAAAACGATCAAGGTCTTCTACGACAGCAATCGTTACAACTAA
- a CDS encoding TolC family protein: protein MRLLVFFIFFISSQLAWAQQPVATDLLHSSANGQDSLRLTLRQADSLFLKNNLLLLAERFRLDASQAQIIQAGLYDNPTVTVELSAYNAEKRRVLDAGRQGQKFVAIEQLLYTAGKRNKRVALASEAARLTGYELLDLLRGLRFELRSRFYSVYFQELTLARFDQQLATLQTTVTAYERQYERNNVSLRELLRLKALLFQLGNDRTEILFQLADDQRSLRTLLTIDQPLRPVVRNAALPRYRIPTQSEDSLQQLALQNRPDLLAAGSLTKQAELNYNLQRALAVPDVRVGGNYDQASNYINNYVGLSVSTDLPVFNRNQGAIKAAKSQIGYQTQLQRQKTIQVANEVATSIQKVQEVERRVQSVETRFTEQFDQLNQGVIISFQKGNLTLLEFVDLIEAYNDSVRQLNRLRADRVSAYEELNYLLGTDLFQ, encoded by the coding sequence ATGCGGCTTCTAGTCTTTTTTATCTTTTTTATTTCCAGTCAACTTGCCTGGGCGCAACAACCTGTAGCGACGGACCTACTGCATTCGAGCGCGAATGGGCAGGATTCGCTGCGGCTGACGCTGCGACAGGCAGATAGTCTATTCCTGAAAAATAACCTGCTGCTGCTGGCCGAACGGTTTCGGCTCGATGCCAGTCAGGCGCAGATTATTCAGGCTGGACTGTACGATAACCCAACCGTTACGGTTGAGTTGAGTGCCTATAACGCCGAAAAACGACGCGTACTGGACGCTGGTCGCCAGGGTCAGAAGTTTGTTGCCATTGAGCAGTTGCTTTACACGGCTGGTAAACGGAATAAACGGGTTGCCCTGGCTTCTGAAGCCGCCCGCCTGACGGGTTATGAACTGCTTGATCTGCTTCGGGGCTTACGCTTTGAATTACGCAGTCGCTTCTACTCGGTTTATTTTCAGGAGTTAACGTTGGCTCGTTTTGATCAGCAGCTGGCTACGTTGCAGACTACCGTTACCGCCTACGAGCGTCAGTACGAACGGAACAATGTATCGCTGCGGGAACTGCTCCGCCTGAAAGCGCTGCTGTTCCAACTGGGCAATGACCGGACCGAAATTCTGTTTCAGCTGGCCGACGATCAGCGGTCATTACGTACGCTGCTGACGATCGACCAGCCCCTACGCCCGGTGGTTCGTAACGCGGCCCTCCCCCGCTACCGGATCCCAACCCAGTCGGAGGACAGTCTACAACAGCTTGCGTTGCAGAACCGGCCCGACCTCCTGGCTGCGGGATCACTAACTAAACAGGCCGAATTGAACTATAACCTGCAGCGAGCGCTGGCCGTACCAGACGTTCGGGTCGGTGGTAATTACGACCAGGCCAGCAACTACATCAACAATTACGTCGGCTTGTCTGTCTCGACGGATCTGCCGGTGTTCAACCGAAACCAGGGGGCAATTAAGGCCGCCAAGAGCCAGATTGGTTACCAGACTCAACTACAGCGGCAGAAAACCATTCAGGTAGCCAACGAAGTCGCGACGTCCATCCAGAAAGTGCAGGAGGTAGAACGACGGGTACAGTCGGTCGAGACGCGATTTACGGAGCAATTCGACCAGTTAAACCAGGGGGTTATCATTAGTTTTCAGAAGGGAAATCTGACCTTGCTCGAATTTGTGGATCTGATCGAAGCCTATAACGACAGTGTCCGTCAACTGAACCGGCTCCGGGCCGACCGCGTGAGCGCGTACGAAGAATTGAATTACCTCCTGGGCACCGATTTATTCCAATAA
- a CDS encoding Dabb family protein, with product MKEQTRRAFVKGSVAAGLGTALPETTIAPKEMFVHHVFFYLKNKGNAADKAKLLEGLNMLAKVPNIKMVHIGTPAGTTREVIEKTYDFSWLCFFDSPAEEEAYQKHPIHDDFRNNYSSLWEKVVIYDSVGPKR from the coding sequence ATGAAAGAACAAACGAGACGCGCGTTCGTAAAAGGCAGCGTAGCCGCCGGTTTAGGAACCGCACTGCCCGAAACCACCATAGCTCCCAAAGAGATGTTTGTCCACCACGTTTTTTTCTACCTGAAAAACAAAGGCAATGCTGCCGATAAAGCCAAACTGCTCGAGGGCCTGAATATGCTGGCCAAGGTGCCTAACATCAAAATGGTACATATCGGTACGCCCGCCGGCACTACCCGCGAGGTGATCGAGAAAACCTACGATTTCTCGTGGCTGTGTTTCTTCGACAGCCCGGCCGAGGAGGAAGCTTATCAGAAACACCCCATCCACGACGATTTCCGGAACAACTACTCGTCGCTTTGGGAGAAGGTTGTGATCTATGACTCGGTAGGGCCGAAGCGGTAA
- a CDS encoding response regulator, translated as MSLNGPILCIDDDDDDQYLIRQALTQLALPNQIISLTDGQQALDFLLATQERPFLILCDINMPLLNGLELRRKVNASDYLRKKSIPFVFLTTTASEYSVEEAYRESVQGFYQKATTYEALQRQIRLIVEYWQSCLHPNRRLWSGQ; from the coding sequence ATGTCACTGAACGGTCCTATTCTCTGCATTGACGACGATGACGACGATCAATATCTAATCCGTCAGGCCTTAACGCAACTGGCTCTTCCCAATCAGATTATATCGCTTACCGACGGCCAGCAGGCACTGGACTTTTTGCTAGCTACCCAGGAGCGGCCATTCCTGATTCTCTGTGATATCAATATGCCGCTGCTGAACGGGCTGGAGTTACGTCGGAAAGTGAATGCCAGCGACTACCTGCGTAAGAAGTCAATTCCGTTCGTCTTCTTGACGACCACCGCCAGCGAATATTCCGTTGAGGAAGCGTACAGAGAGTCGGTGCAGGGCTTTTACCAAAAAGCTACGACCTACGAAGCGTTACAGCGACAGATAAGATTAATTGTCGAATACTGGCAAAGCTGCCTTCATCCTAACCGGCGGTTGTGGAGCGGCCAGTGA
- a CDS encoding efflux RND transporter periplasmic adaptor subunit, with the protein MKANPIAVLFFTSCVAGLVSSCHSKVAQEDVKAFMLSDTMMHRIKLENVTTQPVRSELTLVGRVVADENQVIKVFPLVGGNVEKVNVELGDYVKKGQALASIRSGEVADIERQGVQARANLQLVQKNLRVAEDLFETKLNSQREVVAAQKEVEQAQAEVNRIKEVSRIYGIGSSSIYTVKAPIDGYVIEKNVNRDMQLRSDNADNLFTIGQISDVWVLANVNESDIGRVRTGMDASVQTLSYPDDTFHGKVDKIYTVLDPNTKALTVRIRLNNKGLKLKPEMHATVTLRYADGGQLATVPAGSLIFDRSKQYVLVFRNRSDIETREVNVLKSLGDVAYIQQGVKPGEQVISKNQLLVYNALNN; encoded by the coding sequence ATGAAAGCCAACCCAATAGCTGTTTTATTTTTTACCAGTTGCGTAGCTGGGCTGGTCTCTTCCTGTCACTCGAAGGTGGCCCAGGAAGACGTAAAAGCCTTTATGCTCTCCGATACAATGATGCATCGCATCAAGCTTGAGAACGTAACGACGCAGCCCGTCCGCAGTGAACTTACGCTGGTCGGTCGGGTTGTAGCCGACGAGAATCAGGTCATTAAAGTGTTCCCGCTGGTTGGTGGTAACGTCGAAAAAGTAAACGTTGAGCTGGGCGATTACGTCAAGAAAGGCCAGGCACTGGCGTCGATCCGGTCGGGTGAAGTAGCCGACATTGAGCGGCAGGGCGTGCAGGCGCGGGCTAATCTCCAGCTGGTGCAGAAAAACCTGCGGGTCGCCGAAGATTTGTTCGAAACCAAACTCAACTCCCAGCGCGAGGTCGTAGCGGCTCAGAAAGAGGTGGAACAGGCGCAGGCCGAAGTCAACCGGATCAAAGAGGTATCCCGCATTTACGGCATCGGCTCCTCGTCGATTTACACGGTTAAAGCCCCCATCGACGGCTACGTGATTGAAAAGAATGTCAACCGCGACATGCAGCTTCGCTCCGACAACGCCGATAACCTCTTTACGATCGGCCAGATCAGCGATGTCTGGGTGCTGGCCAACGTCAACGAAAGCGACATTGGTCGGGTACGTACCGGCATGGACGCCAGCGTGCAGACCCTGAGCTACCCCGACGACACCTTCCACGGCAAAGTCGACAAGATTTACACAGTGCTGGACCCCAATACCAAAGCCCTGACCGTCCGGATTCGCCTGAACAACAAAGGATTGAAGCTAAAACCAGAAATGCATGCAACCGTTACGCTGCGTTACGCCGACGGTGGTCAGCTGGCCACGGTTCCTGCCGGATCGCTCATCTTTGACCGGTCCAAGCAGTACGTGCTGGTGTTTCGCAACCGCTCTGACATTGAAACCCGCGAGGTCAACGTCCTCAAGTCGCTGGGCGACGTGGCCTACATCCAGCAGGGGGTTAAGCCCGGTGAGCAGGTCATTTCCAAGAATCAGCTCCTGGTTTACAACGCATTGAATAACTAA
- a CDS encoding DJ-1/PfpI family protein — translation MTRTVAILLFNEVEVLDFAGPFEVFGVTGRQAGQTRFSEPPFRVITVAERGPVYARNGLCITPTYLLDDHPQADVLVVPGGGGIQSDGTPYGSRREMNNPAVLAWVKRQAERTEIVLSVCTGSFILGKAGLLDGLAATTHYMAVDGMRRAAPQTELRPAERWVDNGKVITSAGISAGIDASLYVVGKLQGMEEATETARYMQYDYWQ, via the coding sequence ATGACACGTACCGTCGCGATATTACTCTTTAACGAAGTTGAAGTACTGGACTTTGCCGGACCGTTCGAGGTGTTTGGCGTAACCGGTAGGCAGGCAGGGCAAACGCGCTTTTCGGAGCCGCCTTTCCGCGTGATCACAGTAGCAGAACGGGGGCCTGTATACGCCCGAAATGGTCTGTGCATAACGCCAACTTATTTACTCGATGATCATCCCCAGGCCGATGTGCTGGTTGTGCCGGGTGGGGGAGGTATTCAGAGCGACGGGACGCCCTACGGTTCCCGGCGCGAAATGAATAACCCAGCGGTACTGGCCTGGGTAAAGCGGCAGGCCGAACGGACGGAAATAGTTCTGTCGGTTTGTACCGGCTCTTTTATTCTAGGGAAAGCAGGCCTGCTCGACGGCTTGGCGGCCACGACGCATTATATGGCTGTTGACGGCATGCGCCGGGCAGCTCCCCAAACCGAACTACGCCCCGCCGAACGATGGGTTGACAACGGCAAGGTGATTACCTCGGCCGGCATATCAGCAGGTATTGATGCATCGCTGTACGTAGTGGGCAAACTGCAAGGGATGGAAGAGGCTACTGAAACCGCCCGCTATATGCAGTACGACTACTGGCAGTAG